One genomic region from Ptychodera flava strain L36383 chromosome 5, AS_Pfla_20210202, whole genome shotgun sequence encodes:
- the LOC139132425 gene encoding mucin-7-like, whose translation MDATIPATKTTILWRLNASVTYPLSPETESIRADVETNPVKLPKPACINSVTNTPINTDLTPAGPPEPPTTAASAATITNSPTESTAASGPTNADPPTKPASTTQPITVDPSTDGECEATQEQAHQPAAPTAHVDPIIANQPTGPSASAQLTVVDPSTDTEATQEPTYASNCLSLQPQQILPSPVNQPSLKRQLASSHRLSTQQHYHGRLSP comes from the coding sequence ATGGATGCCACAATTCCAGCGACGAAGACGACCATCCTTTGGCGGCTAAATGCAAGCGTCACATATCCACTGTCTCCAGAGACCGAGTCTATCAGAGCTGATGTCGAAACCAATCCTGTTAAGTTGCCCAAACCGGCTTGCATCAACTCAGTGACCAATACCCCGATCAACACAGACCTGACCCCCGCCGGACCACCAGAGCCGCCAACAACTGCAGCGTCGGCGGCGACCATCACCAACTCACCGACTGAGTCTACAGCTGCTTCTGGGCCAACCAATGCTGACCCACCAACGAAACCTGCATCCACCACACAGCCAATCACCGTCGACCCATCAACTGACGGTGAGTGTGAAGCTACCCAAGAGCAAGCCCATCAACCGGCCGCGCCAACAGCTCATGTAGATCCTATCATCGCCAATCAACCAACCGGGCCTAGCGCTTCTGCACAACTTACCGTAGTCGATCCATCAACCGACACTGAAGCCACTCAAGAGCCGACCTACGCTAGTAATTGCCTGAGCCTACAGCCCCAGCAAATTCTACCATCGCCAGTCAACCAACCGAGCCTAAAGCGTCAACTAGCTTCGAGCCACCGACTGAGCACTCAGCAACATTACCACGGAAGACTGAGCCCGTAG